One window of Thermoflexus sp. genomic DNA carries:
- a CDS encoding ECF transporter S component, translating to MARKALTWLLLLVVVVLLMGLASRMTGESGARLQGFGWLLWVAIGAVLVYIVYFATADHPAWQIGTREVVYMAIGAALYGVFSYLFNGTVFVVPSVSQVALRPAIVFPVFFGYVFGPAVGFFTGAVGNILGDFLTGWGVFPAWDIGNGLVGLVAGLPVILGRERALNLLTGIVAAVGVALSLWALTTEVKSPFFGGPLSPLMRWVPLIGALLVVALRFVLGSNIALASVIVWGAVANIVGIGFAAIADIWINGYPPAVALLGEFVPAAGPNILHAAILTPLLVGAYNALQQQLGRGAGVA from the coding sequence ATGGCGCGCAAGGCGTTAACCTGGTTGCTTTTGCTAGTCGTGGTGGTCTTGCTGATGGGACTGGCCAGCCGGATGACCGGGGAGTCCGGCGCACGGCTTCAGGGCTTCGGCTGGCTCCTCTGGGTGGCCATCGGCGCAGTCCTGGTCTATATCGTTTACTTCGCCACGGCGGATCACCCCGCGTGGCAGATCGGCACCCGCGAAGTGGTGTATATGGCTATCGGGGCCGCCCTCTACGGCGTGTTCTCCTACTTATTCAACGGCACCGTCTTCGTGGTTCCCTCGGTGAGCCAGGTGGCGCTGCGCCCTGCGATCGTCTTCCCAGTCTTCTTCGGTTACGTGTTCGGCCCCGCGGTGGGTTTCTTCACCGGTGCTGTAGGAAACATCCTGGGGGATTTCCTCACGGGCTGGGGCGTGTTCCCGGCGTGGGACATCGGGAACGGCCTCGTCGGGCTGGTGGCCGGCCTGCCCGTGATCCTGGGACGGGAGCGGGCGCTGAACCTCCTCACCGGGATCGTGGCCGCTGTGGGCGTGGCCCTGAGCCTGTGGGCGTTGACCACGGAGGTCAAGAGCCCTTTCTTCGGCGGGCCGCTCAGCCCATTGATGCGCTGGGTGCCATTGATCGGAGCCCTTCTGGTGGTGGCCCTCCGGTTCGTCCTGGGCTCTAACATCGCCCTGGCCTCGGTCATCGTCTGGGGCGCGGTGGCCAACATCGTGGGCATCGGCTTCGCGGCCATCGCCGACATCTGGATCAACGGCTACCCGCCGGCGGTGGCCCTGCTGGGGGAGTTCGTGCCAGCGGCGGGGCCCAACATCCTCCACGCGGCCATCCTCACCCCGTTGCTGGTGGGCGCCTATAACGCCCTCCAGCAGCAGCTGGGCCGGGGCGCCGGGGTGGCATGA
- a CDS encoding ABC transporter ATP-binding protein produces MAPILEVHDFTFRYAARPRPAVQGISFSVEEGEMVLIAGPSGCGKSTLLRALNGLIPRSYKGELQGAIRIGGLDPRTWPLARLSQQVGTLLQDPERQIVAADVLHDVAFGLENLGWPRSRILERVDEVLHALGIAHLRDRPTFQLSGGEKQRVALAGVLAMAPRILLLDEPLASLDPQSAQDALVLFRQLHREGHTVLLVEHRVEDAMNAHPNRVLYLEEGRLAFDGDPEAFFERVDPTTVKVPFPVWLRRWPAVRGYKKPAVEIPPASPAAPPLVVFENVSFGYGDGPDVVHEIHAEIRKGDSLAILGPNGAGKTTLLKLAMGLLKPRRGRVWVGKKTTREQTVAEIARTIGYVFQSPSQMLFAPTVWEEVAFGPRNLGHPPQEIETNVRWALELVGLLDQARSSPWALSFGQQKRVTIASVLSMRSRILVMDEPTAGQDYRAYMRLMDAIAEIAFGPAQAVDALVFITHDLDLALSFANRVWVVAEGRLLADGPAETVFSDPEVMRRGRLVPTSLLEANRQHLPRTGRFQRAERLAELLQGNPPSPLA; encoded by the coding sequence ATGGCTCCGATCCTGGAGGTTCACGATTTCACCTTCCGCTATGCGGCGCGGCCCCGGCCGGCGGTGCAGGGGATCTCCTTTTCGGTCGAAGAGGGGGAAATGGTCCTGATCGCCGGGCCCAGCGGGTGCGGGAAGAGCACCCTGCTGCGGGCGCTGAACGGCCTGATCCCTCGAAGCTACAAGGGGGAGCTTCAAGGGGCCATCCGGATCGGCGGGCTGGATCCTCGCACATGGCCGCTGGCCCGGCTCTCCCAGCAGGTGGGCACTTTGCTTCAGGATCCGGAACGCCAGATCGTAGCCGCCGATGTCCTCCATGACGTCGCCTTCGGGCTGGAGAACCTGGGCTGGCCTCGCTCCCGGATCCTGGAGCGGGTGGATGAGGTCCTGCATGCCCTGGGGATCGCCCATCTGCGGGATCGACCGACCTTTCAGCTTTCCGGAGGAGAGAAGCAACGCGTGGCCCTCGCCGGCGTCCTGGCCATGGCGCCTCGGATCCTCCTTCTGGATGAGCCCCTGGCCTCCCTGGATCCCCAGAGCGCTCAGGACGCGCTGGTCCTCTTCCGTCAGCTTCACCGGGAAGGCCATACCGTGCTGCTGGTGGAGCACCGGGTGGAGGATGCGATGAACGCCCACCCGAACCGGGTGCTCTACCTGGAGGAAGGACGCCTGGCCTTCGATGGGGATCCGGAGGCATTCTTCGAACGTGTGGATCCCACAACGGTCAAGGTTCCCTTTCCGGTCTGGTTGCGCCGCTGGCCGGCCGTTCGCGGATATAAGAAGCCCGCGGTGGAGATCCCGCCCGCCTCTCCCGCCGCTCCACCCTTGGTGGTCTTCGAGAACGTCTCTTTTGGCTACGGCGACGGACCGGATGTTGTGCATGAGATCCACGCGGAAATCCGGAAAGGGGACAGCCTGGCGATCCTGGGGCCCAACGGGGCCGGCAAGACCACCTTGCTGAAACTGGCGATGGGATTGCTGAAGCCCCGCCGGGGTCGGGTGTGGGTGGGGAAGAAAACCACGCGCGAGCAGACGGTGGCGGAGATTGCCCGCACCATCGGGTATGTGTTCCAGAGCCCCAGCCAGATGCTCTTCGCCCCCACCGTATGGGAGGAGGTGGCCTTCGGGCCGCGCAACCTGGGTCACCCCCCTCAGGAGATCGAAACGAATGTGCGATGGGCGCTGGAGCTGGTGGGGCTGCTGGATCAGGCGCGTTCCTCACCCTGGGCATTGAGTTTCGGCCAGCAGAAGCGGGTGACCATCGCCTCGGTGCTCAGCATGCGCAGCCGGATCCTGGTCATGGATGAGCCGACGGCGGGGCAGGATTACCGGGCATATATGCGATTGATGGATGCGATCGCCGAGATCGCCTTTGGTCCAGCCCAGGCGGTGGACGCCCTGGTCTTCATCACCCACGATCTGGATCTGGCGCTCTCGTTCGCCAACCGGGTCTGGGTCGTGGCAGAAGGCCGGCTCCTTGCGGACGGCCCTGCGGAGACGGTCTTCTCGGATCCCGAAGTGATGCGGCGGGGACGGCTGGTTCCCACCTCCCTGCTGGAGGCCAACCGCCAGCATCTGCCTCGAACCGGACGATTCCAGCGGGCCGAGCGGCTGGCAGAGCTCCTTCAGGGGAACCCGCCGTCTCCTCTGGCTTAA